Proteins encoded together in one Marinithermus hydrothermalis DSM 14884 window:
- the hemW gene encoding radical SAM family heme chaperone HemW yields the protein MTSLYVHVPFCPTICPYCDFHVVRRHRGVVEAYLHRLAEEAQALYAHHPDPLDTLYFGGGTPSFLRDREFEALFAALPWRLAPRAEVTLEANPGTLDPARLEHLKALGVNRISIGVQSFQDPVLKTLGRAHGRKGAFRAVELAQEAGLRVSIDLILGLPGQDVAADLREAVQLEVGHVSAYTLQIEPGTPFAVRGLEPDPEREAAALEQAEAILGEAGLVRYEVSNFARPGEEARHNQVYWRAGFWAALGPAAAGHYPAANEAYSVRTTNPPLPRWLAGEPPQREAIPPLEHAKEALMLGLRTREGVDLEALEARTGLMLWPALEPIAARLEAAGLLEVAERRLRPTRAGLMRLHPVILALWEALEA from the coding sequence GTGACCTCCCTGTACGTGCACGTCCCCTTCTGCCCCACGATCTGCCCCTACTGCGACTTCCACGTGGTGCGGCGGCACAGGGGCGTCGTGGAGGCGTACCTGCATCGCCTCGCCGAGGAAGCCCAGGCCCTGTACGCCCACCACCCCGACCCCCTCGACACCCTGTACTTTGGCGGGGGCACCCCCAGTTTTCTTCGGGACCGGGAGTTCGAGGCCCTCTTCGCCGCCCTCCCCTGGAGGCTCGCCCCGAGGGCTGAGGTCACGCTGGAAGCCAACCCCGGCACGCTGGACCCCGCGCGCCTCGAGCACCTCAAAGCCCTGGGCGTCAACCGGATCTCGATCGGCGTCCAGAGCTTCCAGGATCCGGTCCTGAAGACGCTAGGCCGCGCGCACGGCAGAAAAGGCGCGTTCCGCGCGGTCGAGCTCGCCCAGGAAGCTGGGCTTCGGGTCTCGATCGACCTGATCCTCGGTCTGCCGGGCCAAGACGTGGCGGCCGACCTTCGCGAAGCCGTCCAGCTCGAGGTGGGGCACGTTTCCGCGTACACCCTGCAGATCGAGCCGGGCACCCCCTTCGCCGTGCGGGGCCTCGAGCCCGACCCAGAACGCGAAGCGGCGGCCCTCGAGCAGGCCGAGGCCATCCTGGGCGAGGCCGGCCTGGTGCGGTACGAGGTCTCGAACTTCGCCCGCCCCGGCGAGGAAGCCCGGCACAACCAGGTGTACTGGCGCGCGGGGTTCTGGGCCGCCTTGGGGCCGGCGGCCGCCGGGCACTACCCGGCGGCCAACGAGGCGTACAGCGTGCGCACCACCAACCCGCCCCTCCCCCGCTGGCTCGCGGGCGAGCCGCCCCAGCGCGAGGCGATCCCCCCCCTGGAGCACGCCAAGGAGGCCCTGATGCTGGGGTTGCGCACGCGGGAGGGCGTGGACCTCGAGGCCCTCGAGGCGCGCACCGGCCTCATGCTCTGGCCCGCCCTCGAGCCCATCGCCGCGCGCCTCGAGGCCGCAGGGCTCCTCGAGGTCGCGGAGCGCCGCCTCCGCCCCACCCGCGCGGGGCTCATGCGGCTGCACCCGGTGATCCTAGCGCTCTGGGAGGCGCTCGAGGCCTAG